A single genomic interval of Xyrauchen texanus isolate HMW12.3.18 chromosome 8, RBS_HiC_50CHRs, whole genome shotgun sequence harbors:
- the LOC127647905 gene encoding calmodulin-regulated spectrin-associated protein 3-like isoform X2, with protein sequence MVDSNAMRKTFVVPDIKPLDQYDLTRARVCASVGWLLAKSYGNAENVPVDLRDPFYCDQYEQEHLKPPVTRLLLSPEIYCRTYGLLLSGSPGAEGPPKDIPALLQLLARKGLAPKDQNAPVTESELQQKPIKMSAHLELIDALMALGAMETVSSVMAIGGSELLGTDASWDRALLCWVNMLNQKLKEQTEGTLTDASQPCNEPQPVQPSCPTRWYWKLVPIRYRKDRMQSKLKPCFPVVTEVKDLSNGCAIAAVIHHYCPGLLQLEDVCMKDSMSTADNLYNLQLIREFCDSCLKSCCPLVLEDFLYSPDELKTNILSFLADLLYWFEVSKPEFVQPLQDSELTETSGRTDNGNSGTNSGSPSIFKKPFLPISSPVNAATGSLTQSTSMSHVEAVGGTWTKKQLSRPLSSAVSFSIPFGLDSDVDIVMGNPVITRSVSSDNLNPAGQSMTRVPYTPPEDLSHLLSKAPGSNGPQRASWATRTRPMLAEENGIDESETGELPTIEEALQIIHNEEKIEPRLHPDGAPDGFFLHSPDDPLNARHNGSTVALSSSAPSRSGMLYHRSSGVPPDPSRTRHTSEGSRDDDSVLRDGSVDSDASEDLLKTHSMPATPASGPRITQSRGEETPDSGVRMTSFAERKKKVGPEQIRPNEVQAPQMTTWAKKSEESPSKSPALSTEMSELGARLEEKRKAIEAQKKRIEAIFAKHRQRLGKSAFLQLKKEQEDGDGEEGQQGEVSASSVEDELALEERLTRLESEEHQKEQIGEQLKKHHSVEEEENINSSPQQDNPAENDKAEVGVPGGKGTAPLGHYNNAVSKLSAALNSLQNDMQRLSEQQSQLMKKKASPNNQAWVIPPSPKPANAPSRLSRDSTRGLPSTSSSPSPSRNKSGHTAPPKSPGSHRRAQSAPPKSPRMHHHSRPADLKTPASTRFITLPQSVENLPHLRRGSPWQYRDQTFSSFSIGTPNQSESRSASSLARHEDNFSDTGSSEDHTIFSMDLEGDSSQALSRKEHRGGSSSGAPSECSFESDVPAAAFNGKRNSLIEISLSSLKALEGEEADQSQDIFSDSMSDQTEPEIRGGVGFFFKQDEARPEDEMAQRRAALLEKQQKRAEEMKRRKQEQEREREARSSSVDDTRKGEERPQTPCTPPPSCTPPPEGTPQRRGDFTRQEYERRHQLKIMEDLDKVLRQKPTTVRGVKKQRPKTVFRDDSDLSRSPAKGFMGSRLNKVYSHSTTNLSSMASDSGTLTVRKSPSRSHSPSRLLSPGRLAARNGDWENASIISSTASIPEYTGPKLYKEPNFKSNKFIIHNAISRCCLAGKVNEPQKNKIVEEMAKSPANHFLILFRDTSCQFRAVYTMNPETEEMVRLTGVGPRVISPSMVESIYKYSSDRKQFTAIPSKTMSMSVDAFTIPNQLWERKRPGTPKKLGTPK encoded by the exons AGTGCCCACTTGGAGTTGATTGATGCTTTAATGGCATTGGGTGCCATGGAGACGGTGAGCTCTGTCATGGCGATTGGCGGATCTGAGCTGCTTGGTACAGATGCAAGCTGGGACAGAGCCCTGCTGTGCTGGGTGAACATG CTGAATCAAAAATTGAAGGAGCAAACAGAAGGTACACTGACTGATGCATCTCAACCTTGCAATGAACCACAGCCTGTTCAGCCTTCG TGTCCCACCCGCTGGTACTGGAAACTTGTTCCT ATCCGGTACAGGAAGGACAGGATGCAGTCTAAGCTTAAACCCTGTTTTCCTGTGGTGACTGAAGTGAAGGATCTCTCAAACGGATGTGCCATTGCTGCTGTTATTCACCATTATTGTCCTGGTCTGCTTCAATTAGAAG ATGTCTGTATGAAGGATTCTATGTCTACGGCTGACAACCTGTACAACCTACAGCTGATTCGAGAGTTCTGTGACAGCTGTCTGAAGAGCTGCTGCCCTCTAGTGCTGGAGGATTTTCTCTACAGCCCCGATGAATTAAAG ACAAACATCCTGAGCTTTTTGGCAGACCTCTTGTATTGGTTTGAGGTGTCAAAGCCAGAGTTTGTTCAGCCCCTGCAGGACTCTGAGCTAACTG AAACCTCTGGAAGGACTGATAATGGCAACAGTGGAACCAACAG TGGTTCTCCCTCCATCTTCAAAAAGCCCTTCCTGCCCATCTCTTCCCCTGTGAATGCAGCGACAG GATCTCTGACTCAGTCTACCTCAATGTCTCATGTTGAAGCAGTTGGAGGAACATGGACTAAGAAACAGCTCAG tcgtcccctGTCCTCTGCGGTGTCCTTTAGTATCCCTTTTGGTCTGGACAGTGATGTGGACATTGTGATGGGGAACCCTGTAATTACTCGCTCTGTCAGCTCAGACAATCTCAACCCTGCTGGACAATCCATGACACGAGTCCCCTACACCCCTCCTGAGGACCTTAGCCACTTGCTGAGCAAGGCCCCTGGCTCCAATGGCCCTCAGAGAGCTTCCTGGGCTACTAGGACTCGTCCAATGCTGGCTGAGGAGAATGGCATTGATGAGAGTGAGACAGGTGAGTTGCCCACCATCGAAGAGGCACTGCAAATCATCCACAATGAGGAGAAGATTGAGCCACGCCTCCACCCTGACGGGGCACCTGATGGTTTCTTCCTGCATTCACCAGATGATCCATTAAATGCACGACACAATGGTAGCACTGTGGCTCTCAGCTCGTCAGCCCCATCCCGCTCAGGAATGCTCTACCACCGATCCTCAGGAGTGCCACCAGACCCTAGCCGTACCAGACACACATCAGAAGGCTCCAGAGATGACGACTCTGTGTTAAGAGATGGAAGTGTGGATTCAGATGCTTCTGAAGACCTTTTAAAAACCCACTCCATGCCTGCCACGCCCGCATCTGGGCCTCGCATAACACAATCACGTGGTGAAGAGACACCAGACAGCGGCGTCAGAATGACCAGCTTCGCCGAACGGAAGAAGAAAGTTGGTCCAGAACAGATAAGGCCCAATGAAGTACAGGCTCCGCAAATGACTACCTGGGCCAAGAAGTCAGAGGAGAGCCCCAGCAAAAGTCCTGCTCTCAGCACCGAGATGTCGGAATTGGGTGCAAGACTGGAGGAGAAGCGTAAGGCCATTGAAGCTCAGAAGAAACGCATTGAGGCCATCTTTGCCAAACACCGACAACGGCTGGGGAAGAGTGCCTTCCTACAGCTGAAAAAGGAGCAGGAGGATGGGGACGGTGAGGAAGGGCAACAAGGGGAGGTCAGCGCCTCATCCGTTGAGGATGAGTTGGCGCTGGAGGAGAGACTGACACGTTTGGAGAGCGAGGAGCATCAGAAGGAGCAAATAGGTGAACAGCTGAAAAAGCACCACTcagtggaggaagaggagaatATAAATTCCTCTCCGCAACAGGACAATCCAGCAGAGAATGACAAAGCTGAAGTAGGGGTACCTGGAGGGAAAGGCACGGCTCCACTGGGTCATTACAACAACGCAGTGTCTAAACTAAGTGCTGCTCTTAATTCTCTTCAGAATGATATGCAACGCCTCTCGGAGCAGCAGAGCCAGCTGATGAAGAAGAAAGCATCTCCCAACAACCAGGCTTGGGTCATCCCACCAAGCCCCAAACCAGCAAATGCCCCTTCTCGTCTGTCAAGGGACTCCACTCGTGGCCTACCCTCTACCTCTTCCTCTCCTTCACCATCACGTAATAAATCAGGTCATACCGCACCCCCAAAATCACCTGGGTCTCACCGAAGGGCGCAGTCTGCACCTCCAAAAAGCCCCAGAATGCACCACCACTCCCGACCTGCAGATCTCAAGACACCTGCTTCCACACGATTCATAACTCTCCCTCAGAGTGTGGAAAACCTCCCTCACTTACGAAGAGGGTCCCCGTGGCAGTACAGGGATCAGACATTTTCTTCTTTCAGCATAGGCACACCCAATCAGAGTGAATCCCGTTCAGCTTCCTCACTAGCCAGACACGAGGACAACTTCTCAGACACTGGCTCTAGTGAGGACCATACAATCTTTAGTATGGACCTGGAGGGTGATTCCTCACAGGCTCTGTCCCGAAAGGAGCATCGAGGTGGCAGCAGCTCAGGAGCTCCTTCCGAGTGCTCTTTTGAGAGCGATGTTCCTGCAGCAGCTTTCAACGGCAAACGCAACAGCCTTATCGAGATCTCTTTGTCCTCTCTGAAAGCACTGGAGGGTGAAGAGGCTGATCAAAGCCAGGACATCTTCTCTGACTCAATGAGTGACCAGACAGAGCCAGAAATAAGGGGAGGAGTTGGATTCTTCTTCAAG CAGGATGAAGCTCGACCTGAGGATGAGATGGCTCAGAGAAGAGCTGCATTACTTGAAAAACAACAGAAGAGAGCGGAGGAGATGAAGAGACGAAAACAGgagcaagaaagagagagggaggcgAG GTCTTCTTCAGTGGATGACACCCGTAAAGGGGAGGAGAGACCCCAGACTCCTTGCACCCCTCCACCTTCCTGCACCCCTCCACCAGAGGGCACTCCTCAGCGTCGTGGAGACTTTACCCGCCAGGAGTATGAACGCCGCCATCAGCTTAAAATAATGGAGGATCTGGATAAAGTTCTCCGTCAGAAGCCCACTACAGTCAGAGGCGTCAAAAAGCAGAGGCCAAAAACGGTGTTTAGAGATGACTCCGACCTCTCCCGCAGCCCTGCCAAAGGGTTCATGG GTTCTAGACTAAATAAGGTTTACTCCCATTCGACAACAAATCTGTCCTCCATGGCCAGTGACAGCGGGACCCTAACTGTCAGGAAATCTCCAAG TCGTTCTCATTCACCATCCAGACTGCTGTCTCCGGGCCGTCTTGCTGCACGGAATGGCGACTGGGAAAATGCATCTATTATTTCATCTACAGCCTCCATTCCAGAATACACTG GGCCTAAACTCTACAAGGAGCCAAACTTCAAGTCCAATAAGTTCATTATCCATAATGCCATCTCACGCTGTTGTTTGGCAGGCAAGGTCAACGAACCCCAAAAAAACAAGATTGTAGAG GAAATGGCGAAAAGTCCTGCAAACCATTTCCTCATCCTGTTCCGGGACACCAGCTGTCAGTTCCGGGCGGTGTACACCATGAACCCCGAGACGGAGGAGATGGTCCGGCTAACAGGCGTTGGCCCGCGCGTCATAAGTCCCTCTATGGTGGAGTCCATCTACAAGTACAGCTCTGACCGCAAGCAGTTCACAGCCATCCCGTCCAAGACCATGTCCATGAGTGTGGATGCCTTCACCATTCCTAATCAACTATGGGAACGCAAACGCCCGGGAACCCCAAAGAAGCTCGGAACCCCAAAGTAA
- the LOC127647905 gene encoding calmodulin-regulated spectrin-associated protein 3-like isoform X1 has protein sequence MVDSNAMRKTFVVPDIKPLDQYDLTRARVCASVGWLLAKSYGNAENVPVDLRDPFYCDQYEQEHLKPPVTRLLLSPEIYCRTYGLLLSGSPGAEGPPKDIPALLQLLARKGLAPKDQNAPVTESELQQKPIKMSAHLELIDALMALGAMETVSSVMAIGGSELLGTDASWDRALLCWVNMLNQKLKEQTEGTLTDASQPCNEPQPVQPSCPTRWYWKLVPIRYRKDRMQSKLKPCFPVVTEVKDLSNGCAIAAVIHHYCPGLLQLEDVCMKDSMSTADNLYNLQLIREFCDSCLKSCCPLVLEDFLYSPDELKTNILSFLADLLYWFEVSKPEFVQPLQDSELTETSGRTDNGNSGTNSGSPSIFKKPFLPISSPVNAATGSLTQSTSMSHVEAVGGTWTKKQLSRPLSSAVSFSIPFGLDSDVDIVMGNPVITRSVSSDNLNPAGQSMTRVPYTPPEDLSHLLSKAPGSNGPQRASWATRTRPMLAEENGIDESETGELPTIEEALQIIHNEEKIEPRLHPDGAPDGFFLHSPDDPLNARHNGSTVALSSSAPSRSGMLYHRSSGVPPDPSRTRHTSEGSRDDDSVLRDGSVDSDASEDLLKTHSMPATPASGPRITQSRGEETPDSGVRMTSFAERKKKVGPEQIRPNEVQAPQMTTWAKKSEESPSKSPALSTEMSELGARLEEKRKAIEAQKKRIEAIFAKHRQRLGKSAFLQLKKEQEDGDGEEGQQGEVSASSVEDELALEERLTRLESEEHQKEQIGEQLKKHHSVEEEENINSSPQQDNPAENDKAEVGVPGGKGTAPLGHYNNAVSKLSAALNSLQNDMQRLSEQQSQLMKKKASPNNQAWVIPPSPKPANAPSRLSRDSTRGLPSTSSSPSPSRNKSGHTAPPKSPGSHRRAQSAPPKSPRMHHHSRPADLKTPASTRFITLPQSVENLPHLRRGSPWQYRDQTFSSFSIGTPNQSESRSASSLARHEDNFSDTGSSEDHTIFSMDLEGDSSQALSRKEHRGGSSSGAPSECSFESDVPAAAFNGKRNSLIEISLSSLKALEGEEADQSQDIFSDSMSDQTEPEIRGGVGFFFKQDEARPEDEMAQRRAALLEKQQKRAEEMKRRKQEQEREREASRSSSVDDTRKGEERPQTPCTPPPSCTPPPEGTPQRRGDFTRQEYERRHQLKIMEDLDKVLRQKPTTVRGVKKQRPKTVFRDDSDLSRSPAKGFMGSRLNKVYSHSTTNLSSMASDSGTLTVRKSPSRSHSPSRLLSPGRLAARNGDWENASIISSTASIPEYTGPKLYKEPNFKSNKFIIHNAISRCCLAGKVNEPQKNKIVEEMAKSPANHFLILFRDTSCQFRAVYTMNPETEEMVRLTGVGPRVISPSMVESIYKYSSDRKQFTAIPSKTMSMSVDAFTIPNQLWERKRPGTPKKLGTPK, from the exons AGTGCCCACTTGGAGTTGATTGATGCTTTAATGGCATTGGGTGCCATGGAGACGGTGAGCTCTGTCATGGCGATTGGCGGATCTGAGCTGCTTGGTACAGATGCAAGCTGGGACAGAGCCCTGCTGTGCTGGGTGAACATG CTGAATCAAAAATTGAAGGAGCAAACAGAAGGTACACTGACTGATGCATCTCAACCTTGCAATGAACCACAGCCTGTTCAGCCTTCG TGTCCCACCCGCTGGTACTGGAAACTTGTTCCT ATCCGGTACAGGAAGGACAGGATGCAGTCTAAGCTTAAACCCTGTTTTCCTGTGGTGACTGAAGTGAAGGATCTCTCAAACGGATGTGCCATTGCTGCTGTTATTCACCATTATTGTCCTGGTCTGCTTCAATTAGAAG ATGTCTGTATGAAGGATTCTATGTCTACGGCTGACAACCTGTACAACCTACAGCTGATTCGAGAGTTCTGTGACAGCTGTCTGAAGAGCTGCTGCCCTCTAGTGCTGGAGGATTTTCTCTACAGCCCCGATGAATTAAAG ACAAACATCCTGAGCTTTTTGGCAGACCTCTTGTATTGGTTTGAGGTGTCAAAGCCAGAGTTTGTTCAGCCCCTGCAGGACTCTGAGCTAACTG AAACCTCTGGAAGGACTGATAATGGCAACAGTGGAACCAACAG TGGTTCTCCCTCCATCTTCAAAAAGCCCTTCCTGCCCATCTCTTCCCCTGTGAATGCAGCGACAG GATCTCTGACTCAGTCTACCTCAATGTCTCATGTTGAAGCAGTTGGAGGAACATGGACTAAGAAACAGCTCAG tcgtcccctGTCCTCTGCGGTGTCCTTTAGTATCCCTTTTGGTCTGGACAGTGATGTGGACATTGTGATGGGGAACCCTGTAATTACTCGCTCTGTCAGCTCAGACAATCTCAACCCTGCTGGACAATCCATGACACGAGTCCCCTACACCCCTCCTGAGGACCTTAGCCACTTGCTGAGCAAGGCCCCTGGCTCCAATGGCCCTCAGAGAGCTTCCTGGGCTACTAGGACTCGTCCAATGCTGGCTGAGGAGAATGGCATTGATGAGAGTGAGACAGGTGAGTTGCCCACCATCGAAGAGGCACTGCAAATCATCCACAATGAGGAGAAGATTGAGCCACGCCTCCACCCTGACGGGGCACCTGATGGTTTCTTCCTGCATTCACCAGATGATCCATTAAATGCACGACACAATGGTAGCACTGTGGCTCTCAGCTCGTCAGCCCCATCCCGCTCAGGAATGCTCTACCACCGATCCTCAGGAGTGCCACCAGACCCTAGCCGTACCAGACACACATCAGAAGGCTCCAGAGATGACGACTCTGTGTTAAGAGATGGAAGTGTGGATTCAGATGCTTCTGAAGACCTTTTAAAAACCCACTCCATGCCTGCCACGCCCGCATCTGGGCCTCGCATAACACAATCACGTGGTGAAGAGACACCAGACAGCGGCGTCAGAATGACCAGCTTCGCCGAACGGAAGAAGAAAGTTGGTCCAGAACAGATAAGGCCCAATGAAGTACAGGCTCCGCAAATGACTACCTGGGCCAAGAAGTCAGAGGAGAGCCCCAGCAAAAGTCCTGCTCTCAGCACCGAGATGTCGGAATTGGGTGCAAGACTGGAGGAGAAGCGTAAGGCCATTGAAGCTCAGAAGAAACGCATTGAGGCCATCTTTGCCAAACACCGACAACGGCTGGGGAAGAGTGCCTTCCTACAGCTGAAAAAGGAGCAGGAGGATGGGGACGGTGAGGAAGGGCAACAAGGGGAGGTCAGCGCCTCATCCGTTGAGGATGAGTTGGCGCTGGAGGAGAGACTGACACGTTTGGAGAGCGAGGAGCATCAGAAGGAGCAAATAGGTGAACAGCTGAAAAAGCACCACTcagtggaggaagaggagaatATAAATTCCTCTCCGCAACAGGACAATCCAGCAGAGAATGACAAAGCTGAAGTAGGGGTACCTGGAGGGAAAGGCACGGCTCCACTGGGTCATTACAACAACGCAGTGTCTAAACTAAGTGCTGCTCTTAATTCTCTTCAGAATGATATGCAACGCCTCTCGGAGCAGCAGAGCCAGCTGATGAAGAAGAAAGCATCTCCCAACAACCAGGCTTGGGTCATCCCACCAAGCCCCAAACCAGCAAATGCCCCTTCTCGTCTGTCAAGGGACTCCACTCGTGGCCTACCCTCTACCTCTTCCTCTCCTTCACCATCACGTAATAAATCAGGTCATACCGCACCCCCAAAATCACCTGGGTCTCACCGAAGGGCGCAGTCTGCACCTCCAAAAAGCCCCAGAATGCACCACCACTCCCGACCTGCAGATCTCAAGACACCTGCTTCCACACGATTCATAACTCTCCCTCAGAGTGTGGAAAACCTCCCTCACTTACGAAGAGGGTCCCCGTGGCAGTACAGGGATCAGACATTTTCTTCTTTCAGCATAGGCACACCCAATCAGAGTGAATCCCGTTCAGCTTCCTCACTAGCCAGACACGAGGACAACTTCTCAGACACTGGCTCTAGTGAGGACCATACAATCTTTAGTATGGACCTGGAGGGTGATTCCTCACAGGCTCTGTCCCGAAAGGAGCATCGAGGTGGCAGCAGCTCAGGAGCTCCTTCCGAGTGCTCTTTTGAGAGCGATGTTCCTGCAGCAGCTTTCAACGGCAAACGCAACAGCCTTATCGAGATCTCTTTGTCCTCTCTGAAAGCACTGGAGGGTGAAGAGGCTGATCAAAGCCAGGACATCTTCTCTGACTCAATGAGTGACCAGACAGAGCCAGAAATAAGGGGAGGAGTTGGATTCTTCTTCAAG CAGGATGAAGCTCGACCTGAGGATGAGATGGCTCAGAGAAGAGCTGCATTACTTGAAAAACAACAGAAGAGAGCGGAGGAGATGAAGAGACGAAAACAGgagcaagaaagagagagggaggcgAG TAGGTCTTCTTCAGTGGATGACACCCGTAAAGGGGAGGAGAGACCCCAGACTCCTTGCACCCCTCCACCTTCCTGCACCCCTCCACCAGAGGGCACTCCTCAGCGTCGTGGAGACTTTACCCGCCAGGAGTATGAACGCCGCCATCAGCTTAAAATAATGGAGGATCTGGATAAAGTTCTCCGTCAGAAGCCCACTACAGTCAGAGGCGTCAAAAAGCAGAGGCCAAAAACGGTGTTTAGAGATGACTCCGACCTCTCCCGCAGCCCTGCCAAAGGGTTCATGG GTTCTAGACTAAATAAGGTTTACTCCCATTCGACAACAAATCTGTCCTCCATGGCCAGTGACAGCGGGACCCTAACTGTCAGGAAATCTCCAAG TCGTTCTCATTCACCATCCAGACTGCTGTCTCCGGGCCGTCTTGCTGCACGGAATGGCGACTGGGAAAATGCATCTATTATTTCATCTACAGCCTCCATTCCAGAATACACTG GGCCTAAACTCTACAAGGAGCCAAACTTCAAGTCCAATAAGTTCATTATCCATAATGCCATCTCACGCTGTTGTTTGGCAGGCAAGGTCAACGAACCCCAAAAAAACAAGATTGTAGAG GAAATGGCGAAAAGTCCTGCAAACCATTTCCTCATCCTGTTCCGGGACACCAGCTGTCAGTTCCGGGCGGTGTACACCATGAACCCCGAGACGGAGGAGATGGTCCGGCTAACAGGCGTTGGCCCGCGCGTCATAAGTCCCTCTATGGTGGAGTCCATCTACAAGTACAGCTCTGACCGCAAGCAGTTCACAGCCATCCCGTCCAAGACCATGTCCATGAGTGTGGATGCCTTCACCATTCCTAATCAACTATGGGAACGCAAACGCCCGGGAACCCCAAAGAAGCTCGGAACCCCAAAGTAA